A single Anopheles arabiensis isolate DONGOLA chromosome X, AaraD3, whole genome shotgun sequence DNA region contains:
- the LOC120906664 gene encoding uncharacterized protein LOC120906664 encodes MSQLPGIATCFGHVVLAAVTGWSLKYLPSPTGAPGGLPAVWLMLWCLLAYSALGIVRYSHPQPGKALRLLYDQAALVARVGPLPLLNAQLYLEPEQTLGPALPYRTGLGYALPLTALLAYGVCNLLRDLNRRHIGDHTATGVLLLNAAGLTLVASSTDNYWAMGLVVSYVSKHFLLPVLAERYRIPPALLHTYGLCFYEIFAVNAVADVRAATISVIM; translated from the coding sequence ATGAGCCAGCTGCCCGGCATTGCCACGTGTTTCGGGCACGTGGTGCTTGCGGCCGTTACCGGCTGGTCGCTCAAGTACCTGCCCAGCCCGACCGGGGCGCCCGGCGGGCTGCCGGCCGTCTGGCTGATGCTCTGGTGCCTGCTGGCGTACAGTGCGCTCGGCATCGTGCGCTACAGCCATCCGCAGCCCGGCAAAGCGCTGCGGCTGCTGTACGACCAGGCGGCACTGGTCGCGCGGGTCGGCCCCTTGCCGCTGCTGAACGCGCAGCTCTACCTCGAGCCGGAGCAGACGCTTGGCCCGGCCCTGCCGTACCGGACCGGGCTCGGGTACGCCCTGCCGCTCACCGCCCTGCTCGCCTACGGCGTGTGCAACCTGCTGCGCGATCTGAACCGGCGCCACATCGGCGACCACACCGCGAccggcgtgctgctgctgaatgccGCCGGTCTCACCCTGGTCGCGTCCAGCACGGACAACTACTGGGCGATGGGGCTGGTCGTGTCGTACGTCTCGAAGCACTTCCTGCTGCCCGTGCTGGCCGAACGGTACCGCATCCCGCCCGCCCTGCTGCACACGTACGGGCTGTGCTTTTACGAAATCTTCGCGGTGAATGCGGTGGCGGATGTGCGGGCCGCCACGATATCGGTGATCATGTAG